TATGCGGAAGTAGTGAGATATGAGATGAGTGAGTGTTCAATGGCTTTGGTGCTTATGTCTGAGCTGAAATTGATTGGATTGGCGCCCGTGATTCTGCTGCTTACCAGGAATTGAGCCATCCaatgccttcttcttcaacgaggCCTTTGTAGGTAGAATAAACTCATCGCGAAGATGCCGCAGCGAGTCCTGGGAGTCGAGTTTCTGGGCGAACTGCAGCGAGTTTGCGTCCGCGGGGAACTTGGGAGGGGCGCCGCTGCGAAGCCGCTCTACGTATGCCGGCAAGTCCattttgctgttgctgttgctgttgatgttgatgctgctaaTTGGTCTATTCCAGCTTCTGAATGAAATCAATGCACGCCTATTCAAGATTCTTGTTGGCGATTgcagcttggtgaagaagacgtgaaggggcatcttctttctttgcGTTTTGGTAATCACACTCACTTTATCTTCCCCAGAGCCCAAAGAGCGCCTCGCTGTCCCGCTCTGATCCGCGTCCTGCCGTAAAAAAAGCCCCGGCGTTTATCGATtgcaagggagaaaaagggCGGccgataaaaaaaaaggttgcAATCCGTGGTTCCGCATTCCGAGATCCCGCCATCCGAACTTCCGTGTCCGGTTTGCCGCCAACGTTTTACGATATCTGAACACAAGAAATTGCGGCACCGGCGAATCAAAGAGACGCACAGACAGCTAAACTTGCTGCTTTGGGTCTTTTAGTGTCTTACACGTGACTAAGCTTGAGTTGCCGTGAAAGTTGCTTCCGCATCAACTGTCACATTTGTTACGGTATATGACGCGGATTTGTGTCATGTAAGTCAAATGACATACAGtaatgtacgagtatacacTGGACCAACAAGTGCTTATTCTAACCTTTGCTTCATATCAGCTGGATTTTGAGTATTGTATCGAGTAGTGTATCTGAAGTAAAGACTTGATATCATGGCGATGCTGCCTCTTCGTATCCGTGGTATGCTCTTACGCTGGAGGATGAATGCACGTGAATGACCGCATCATCTGAAAACAATATTCATATCCAAGAGTTTCAATGCTCCGAATAAGTGTAGTCAACTGTCAATGCTCTTTCTGGCCGGTGTGAAAGCCGAGTCTACCCCTTGACAGCTCCCGCGTCCATGGCGCTAGTCTCCGTGGATGGAACACGGATCTTCGGATGTAGACGGATCGAAGGATACGATACCATCTCCCTTCCCAAATCGTGATCAAACTCTCTCCTTTTGTTAGACTAGCTGCTGTATTATGCTCCGTACTCCATAGATTGGACCGGGCTAATGACGAATCTTGACAAAGAGAATGATTACTCTTGAACCGTTCCGAGTGTCCACATGGCGTGatgttttcctttcttttcctctccatccgcTAGGGGACTATTGCTCCCAACTCCTCAACTTCCCCGAGTAGGGTCATATAACACCTTGCTCGCTCGGTCCAGAAGCCAAGTCCTTAATCGAGAGAACACAAGAGAAACTGACAGTCTCATACTGCTTCATATCATCCACCAAACGGACACGATACAAAACGAAGATCCTGTTTCAAACCATCAGTATCCATCATGTCTCCCCACGCTATCCGTCCAGAGGCCTTGAGCCAAGAGCAGACAGACCTGTCCAAATTTGCCGTCTCAAGACACGCCTTTCTCCCTGAAGACAGCCCCCCTAAGATGTTATCGGATTCGTACTATGAGCCGTGGGAACTCGTCGCTCACAACCTGCCAGAGCTGATCAAGGCTGGTCGTAtccatgatgccatcagGGAACTTCCGATCCTATCAACTGAGGGCCTCAAGTCCGAAGCTGAATGGCGGAGAGCCTATGTCATCCTGTCTTTCTTCACACACGCATACATCTGGGGCGGAGATGTCCCTGAGCAGGTATGATTGCTGCCCTATCCAATCTTTGGCCGAGACTTGTATGCTAACACAAGATTCTTGCCAGATCCTGCCGCCTTCAGTGACCGTTCCGTATCTCCGTGTCTCCGCTCATCTTGAGCTGCCCCCTACCTTGACCTATGCCGGCGCCAATCTTTGGAACTTTACCTGCAATGGAGAAGACTTTTCCAACCCAGAGGAACTCAGTACCTTGTTGTCCTTTACCGGCACCGAATCCGAGTCCTGGTTTCTGCTCATCAGTGTTGCCATGGAGGCCAaggcctcttccatcattcCCATCATGACTCGAgcaattgaagccatcaaggTCCACGACTATCAGGTCATCATCAAAGCATTGGAAGAGCTGAAATCACATATCGAAGAAGTTGGAACTCTCCTGGAGAGAATGCACGAGCGCTGTGATCCCATGACATTCTATCACCAGATCAGACCATTCCTTGCCGGTAGCATGAACATGGAGGCTGCCGGCCTGCCCAAGGGTGTCTTTTATGACGAAGGAAACGGCAAAGGCGAGTGGAGGAAGCTCCGGGGCGGAAGCAATGGCCAGAGCTCACTCATTGCGTTTTGGGATATCGTCCTCGGCGTCATGCACAAGGGCCACTCAGACAGCAAGGGGAGCTTCCACGAAGAGGCCAGAGATTATATGCCGGGCCCTCATGCTAGATTCCTAGTGCACGTGGCTCGCCTGGGCAGCATCCGCAAGCTTGCacttgatcttgaagatcctctgcaggaagaagagcaccTACTCAGGGCAGCCTATACGTCTGCAGTAGAGACCTTTACTGCGTTCCGACAGAAACACATCAACATTGTGACGAGATACATCCTCATTCCCTCTAAGCAGCCTTGGACCGGACCGACTCGCGTGAATTtggcaagctcctcatcggaaaagaagggagaggggCTTACTGGCACCGGAGGCTCCCAGCTCTTCCCGTTTTTGAAGCAGTCGAGAGACGAGACTACCGTTGCGGGCAAGCTTGAGAACTCGAAGCCATGAACGAACTTGGCTGAGGGATTGAAAATTTCAACAATGCATAGACAGGGACGGGCGTTTTGGGTATTATGActtgatgttttcttttttttttttttttacagGCAGGACAGCGAGTGATGGTTATGATTGGGCTTTTGGTGCCCTACTGAAGCAAGAGGATACAGGTATTCGAGCGATTGATATGATACATGAGGCGTGGGGCTGGAATAGAGTTGTCATGATCATGAGCGATGAAACGAGGGGCACTGGATATAGAAGGATGATGTAATCCATGTATATAGGAGAGAAGATATAATTGGTATATATCGGATAGTCTATAGGTATGTAGTTGGCTAAGAGAATTCAACACCTCTCCCCCCAATTCATACAGGATGAACCGACAACCACTCGGCATCGGCGCATCAACACGAGACCATGATGAGTCCTAGCTCTGGCCTATGAGTCAGTGGGAATGAACCGAAGCCCCTCAgtggcgctgctgctgcaaaagACTCATACGATACACCATGTGGAGCTGCTAGTAGCATTTCTCGGTTGCAGGCGTCTCGTGATCGATTGCTGCTCTCAAGAAAATtaagcagaaaaaaaaagaaaacgcaAAAGACAGGCCGTCATCCAGAGGCTGCCCGATATGCACGTCACGCATCCTATGAGAGGGCAATCTGCAGTCCAAAGTGGGTGGCGCTCCGGCCTGTGGAGGTGCGATGCCCCGCCCAAAGTTACAGGTGCTGTTAGTGCTCCGAGGCCACTGTGAGCTGCTGCACAACAGCGCCCAGCACCGCGCTAGCCGGCCAATTAGCGGTTTGCCAACGCCTGAAAAACAAAGAGCGGTGACGATTGACGGTTTTTTCATTTGATTCGCATCGCGGCATCTGGTCCCAGGTTCAGGCCTAGACGGGCTTAGCCTCTCCCCTTCGTTGCCTCCCTGCGAATCAGATCGCAGACCCCACACATTTggtccaagaaaaaaaaaaaaaaagtttgggATTGCAGTTCTGGCAAGAGGTACATGGTACAATGTACTTGTCGCGGGGCCTTcaaaactttttttttcccattcgattctcctcctcccctttgCTGCATCATCAGCAATCAGCTTCAAGCCCAGACAACGAAGTCGCCCTATAGCCCAGGATTCAACCCTCAGAGCACCCCCAGTCAGAAACTTCGTCGAGCCACAATGCCTTCGGCCGTCGCTGAGCTGTAAACGCCCACTGCGGGCCGTGCCCATCACGGCTCGCAGTCCAGCAGTTCAACGAGCCTAATCAACCAATTCGTCGACGATAGTTTTTCAACAGGCTTTTCCCGCTACAGAGCTCGAATGCTCTTCCAAAGCCCGTCTCTGAATCACAAATCCTGCCAGTTGCCCGCTTTGATAGGGCCTTCAACGTCTCAATTGCTGCAAAAAAGTTTTCAACAAAACCCAATCTTGACAGCTATCACATCTCCTTCCCTCCTTCCACCCCTACTACTACGACAAAAACACATTTACCCTCGACCCCCAATACGCCCAACACTACGTCTACTTTTACTCGAATCAAAAGTCCAGCAGCAAGCATTGAAAAGTTATAGACCACATTTGTACTGAATCGACCTGTTCAACCTTTTATTGTTTTcaggggaagagagagaagaaaaggctctTTATCACGGCTAAAGTGCT
Above is a genomic segment from Trichoderma breve strain T069 chromosome 6, whole genome shotgun sequence containing:
- a CDS encoding indoleamine 2,3-dioxygenase domain-containing protein is translated as MSPHAIRPEALSQEQTDLSKFAVSRHAFLPEDSPPKMLSDSYYEPWELVAHNLPELIKAGRIHDAIRELPILSTEGLKSEAEWRRAYVILSFFTHAYIWGGDVPEQILPPSVTVPYLRVSAHLELPPTLTYAGANLWNFTCNGEDFSNPEELSTLLSFTGTESESWFLLISVAMEAKASSIIPIMTRAIEAIKVHDYQVIIKALEELKSHIEEVGTLLERMHERCDPMTFYHQIRPFLAGSMNMEAAGLPKGVFYDEGNGKGEWRKLRGGSNGQSSLIAFWDIVLGVMHKGHSDSKGSFHEEARDYMPGPHARFLVHVARLGSIRKLALDLEDPLQEEEHLLRAAYTSAVETFTAFRQKHINIVTRYILIPSKQPWTGPTRVNLASSSSEKKGEGLTGTGGSQLFPFLKQSRDETTVAGKLENSKP